From Stigmatopora nigra isolate UIUO_SnigA chromosome 5, RoL_Snig_1.1, whole genome shotgun sequence, a single genomic window includes:
- the loxl5a gene encoding lysyl oxidase-like 5a yields MDKLTFLLLCLLDLLVRLSSAQHRHLSRPRVDPWKHRFQWVNNGRVFSLLSTGTQYRAPVPSRSRTQLLLTTLNRAQLPTPTRRTSRTRGNPRPADPAQNLLLRDQPWSPRRAAASSNQQEFSGEGQNPSLEVTIAPTQTSPVFTRRAKFVSSTTRPRTETLNNVRRAEPEPTESPVILSRNVVEVHYTQQRTDPIRTTNASEARRDQHRNSVFYNVYPPDQRNRVPARPVLPRPGHNTGFFHNGLPDLIPDPYYIQAASYIQKVQMFALHCAAEENCLSRSAYDPRVSELDYRVLLRFPQRVKNQGTVDFLPKKPRHEWEWHSCHRHYHSMEAFSNYDLLDSSSGHKVAEGHKASFCLEDTSCERGIRRRFACTTHTQGLSPGCFDTYHANIDCQWIDITDVPPGNYTLQVTVNPYKLVEESDFSNNVAKCDIRYTGSYVQATNCRITKS; encoded by the exons ATGGACAAGTTGACCTTCCTACTACTTTGCCTTCTGGATCTTCTGGTGCGTCTTAGTAGCGCACAACATCGCCATCTTAGCCGCCCCCGAGTAGACCCTTGGAAACACCGCTTCCAGTGGGTGAACAACGGCCGTGTGTTCAGCTTGCTGAGCACTGGGACCCAATACCGAGCTCCCGTTCCATCCAGAAGCCGAACCCAGCTCCTGTTGACCACCTTAAACAGAGCACAACTCCCAACTCCAACCAGAAGAACATCCAGAACTCGGGGTAATCCAAGGCCTGCTGATCCGGCTCAGAATTTGCTTCTAAGAGACCAACCATGGTCACCTCGCAGAGCGGCGGCGTCCTCCAATCAACAGGAGTTTTCCGGAGAAGGACAAAATCCATCTTTGGAGGTCACCATTGCGCCAACCCAAACATCTCCGGTTTTTACACGCAGAGCTAAATTTGTGAGCTCGACAACTCGGCCCAGGACGGAAACTCTGAACAATGTGCGAAGAGCTGAACCGGAACCAACGGAATCACCGGTGATCCTGTCCAGAAACGTGGTGGAAGTTCACTATACTCAACAGAGAACTGATCCGATACGCACTACGAATGCGAGTGAGGCACGACGTGATCAACACAGGAACTCTGTTTTCTATAATGTGTACCCCCCAGACCAGAGGAACAGGGTCCCGGCGCGACCAGTTCTACCAAGACCGGGCCACAACACTGGCTTCTTCCATAATG GTCTCCCAGACTTGATTCCTGACCCCTACTACATCCAAGCTGCATCCTACATCCAGAAAGTGCAAATGTTTGCACTCCACTGTGCCGCTGAGGAGAACTGCCTGTCTAG GTCCGCGTATGACCCGAGGGTGAGTGAGCTGGATTATAGGGTTCTTCTGAGGTTCCCCCAGCGTGTGAAGAACCAAGGAACGGTGGACTTTCTCCCAAAGAAGCCCAGGCATGAGTGGGAATGGCACAGCTGTCATCG GCATTACCACAGCATGGAGGCTTTCAGTAACTACGACCTGCTGGATTCCTCCAGTGGACACAAAGTAGCTGAGGGACACAAGGCTAGTTTTTGTCTCGAGGACACGTCATGTGAGCGCGGCATACGAAGACGCTTTGCCTGCACCACTCATACACAG GGACTTAGTCCTGGTTGCTTTGACACCTATCATGCCAACATCGACTGCCAGTGGATCGACATCACTGACGTGCCGCCCGGAAACTACACACTTCAG GTGACTGTAAACCCCTATAAACTCGTCGAGGAGTCAGATTTCTCCAACAACGTTGCCAAGTGCGACATCCGGTACACAGGAAGCTATGTGCAAGCGACCAATTGCAGGATCACAAA gAGCTGA
- the mibp gene encoding muscle-specific beta 1 integrin binding protein isoform X2 has translation MEAMTNTVKGWMENPVKFARSHGVPLTSSSDVANSDEQTYILIVEGFLLYNYPQMLEVFDKCYYISIPYEECKRRRSTRQYTVPDPPGLFDGHVWPMYLKHRKEMEHCSLDIEYLDGLKCKDKLYNQVYEDIQNKLLNRL, from the exons ATGGAGGCCATGACCAACACTGTCAAAGGCTGGATGGAGAACCCAGTGAAGTTTGCACGTTCACACGGTGTCCCGTTGACGTCTTCGTCCGATGTGGCCAACTCAGATGAGCAAACCTACATCCTGATTGTGGAGGGCTTTTTGCTCTACAATTACCC ACAGATGCTGGAAGTTTTTGACAAGTGCTATTACATCTCCATTCCTTACGAAGAGTGTAAGAGGAGGAgaag TACAAGACAATACACAGTACCGGACCCTCCCGGATTGTTTGATGGCCACGTTTGGCCGATGTATCTCAAGCATCGCAAAGAGATGGAACACTGCTCCTTAGATATTG agtACCTGGATGGACTGAAATGCAAAGACAAGCTCTACAACCAGGTGTATGAGGACATTCAAAACAAACTTCTTAATCGTTTATAG
- the atcaya gene encoding caytaxin isoform X1 yields MGTTEATLRMENMEVKDEWQDEDFPRLLPEYGDMDSSCGLTDNRSPPDSLNVNSPGGGAAVVSSRRTRRTLVAPEMNLSLDKSEGSLLSDDLLDTPDDLDINVDDMDTPDETDSLEFITNGNDLEWEDDTPVASAKAGPAGGSGDLDAEGNANNGRLWRTVIIGEQEHRIDMQIIRPYQRVITHGGYFGEGLNAIIVFSACYLPDSSIAEYHYIMENLFLYVVSSLEMLVAEDYLIIYMNGATPRSKMPGISWLKKCYQMIDRRLRKNLKSLVIAHPTWFIRTVLAISRPFISVKFMNKVQYVHSLDELALMVPMEHVHVPECVMQFDEERIKARRERMETEQSQQQSVPPEAVNIKSERPKSVIVEQGL; encoded by the exons ATGGGCACCACAGAAGCGACTTTAAGAATGGAAAACATGGAAGTGAAAGATGAGTGGCAAGATGAAGATTTCCCCAG actTCTGCCTGAATACGGGGACATGGACTCCTCTTGTGGCCTCACAGACAACAGAT CGCCTCCCGACTCCCTGAACGTGAACTCACCTGGTGGAGGCGCCGCAGTGGTGTCCTCACGCCGAACACGGCGTACGTTGGTTGCCCCAGAGATGAACCTCTCCTTGGATAAAAGCGAGGGATCTCTTTTGTCGGACGACTTGTTGGACACACCCGATGACTTGGACATCAATGTGGACGACATGGATACGCCAGATGAGACCGACTCGCTGGAATTCATCACTAATGGCAATGACCTAGAGTGGGAAG ATGATACTCCAGTGGCTTCAGCTAAAGCAGGTCCGGCGGGTGGTTCGGGAGACTTGGATGCAGAGGGAAATGCCAATAATGGACGTCTCTGGAGGACAGTGATCATTGGAGAACAGGAGCACAGGATTGACATGCAGATTATACGGCCCTATCAGAGAGTCATCACTCATGGAG GTTATTTTGGGGAGGGCCTGAATgccattattgtattttctgcaTGCTACCTGCCTGACAGTAGCATTGCAGAATATCACTATATTATGGAAAACCTTTTCCT GTACGTGGTGAGCAGTCTTGAGATGCTTGTGGCTGAAGATTACCTGATCATTTACATGAATGGAGCCACACCCAGGAGTAAAATGCCAGGCATTAGCTGGCTCAAGAAATGCTACCAGATGATTGACAGAAG GTTGAGAAAGAACTTGAAATCTCTGGTCATTGCTCATCCTACCTGGTTCATTCGCACAGTGCTGGCTATTTCCAGGCCCTTTATCAG TGTGAAGTTCATGAATAAGGTCCAGTATGTTCACAGCCTGGATGAACTGGCCCTAATGGTCCCTATGGAGCATGTCCATGTCCCAGAATGTGTTATGCA ATTTGATGAAGAGAGGATTAAAGCCCGGCGAGAAAG GATGGAGACAGAGCAGAGCCAACAACAGTCCGTCCCACCAGAAGCAGTTAACATAAAGTCGGAGAG GCCAAAGTCAGTGATTGTAGAGCAAGGATtatga
- the atcaya gene encoding caytaxin isoform X2, producing the protein MDSSCGLTDNRSPPDSLNVNSPGGGAAVVSSRRTRRTLVAPEMNLSLDKSEGSLLSDDLLDTPDDLDINVDDMDTPDETDSLEFITNGNDLEWEDDTPVASAKAGPAGGSGDLDAEGNANNGRLWRTVIIGEQEHRIDMQIIRPYQRVITHGGYFGEGLNAIIVFSACYLPDSSIAEYHYIMENLFLYVVSSLEMLVAEDYLIIYMNGATPRSKMPGISWLKKCYQMIDRRLRKNLKSLVIAHPTWFIRTVLAISRPFISVKFMNKVQYVHSLDELALMVPMEHVHVPECVMQFDEERIKARRERMETEQSQQQSVPPEAVNIKSERPKSVIVEQGL; encoded by the exons ATGGACTCCTCTTGTGGCCTCACAGACAACAGAT CGCCTCCCGACTCCCTGAACGTGAACTCACCTGGTGGAGGCGCCGCAGTGGTGTCCTCACGCCGAACACGGCGTACGTTGGTTGCCCCAGAGATGAACCTCTCCTTGGATAAAAGCGAGGGATCTCTTTTGTCGGACGACTTGTTGGACACACCCGATGACTTGGACATCAATGTGGACGACATGGATACGCCAGATGAGACCGACTCGCTGGAATTCATCACTAATGGCAATGACCTAGAGTGGGAAG ATGATACTCCAGTGGCTTCAGCTAAAGCAGGTCCGGCGGGTGGTTCGGGAGACTTGGATGCAGAGGGAAATGCCAATAATGGACGTCTCTGGAGGACAGTGATCATTGGAGAACAGGAGCACAGGATTGACATGCAGATTATACGGCCCTATCAGAGAGTCATCACTCATGGAG GTTATTTTGGGGAGGGCCTGAATgccattattgtattttctgcaTGCTACCTGCCTGACAGTAGCATTGCAGAATATCACTATATTATGGAAAACCTTTTCCT GTACGTGGTGAGCAGTCTTGAGATGCTTGTGGCTGAAGATTACCTGATCATTTACATGAATGGAGCCACACCCAGGAGTAAAATGCCAGGCATTAGCTGGCTCAAGAAATGCTACCAGATGATTGACAGAAG GTTGAGAAAGAACTTGAAATCTCTGGTCATTGCTCATCCTACCTGGTTCATTCGCACAGTGCTGGCTATTTCCAGGCCCTTTATCAG TGTGAAGTTCATGAATAAGGTCCAGTATGTTCACAGCCTGGATGAACTGGCCCTAATGGTCCCTATGGAGCATGTCCATGTCCCAGAATGTGTTATGCA ATTTGATGAAGAGAGGATTAAAGCCCGGCGAGAAAG GATGGAGACAGAGCAGAGCCAACAACAGTCCGTCCCACCAGAAGCAGTTAACATAAAGTCGGAGAG GCCAAAGTCAGTGATTGTAGAGCAAGGATtatga
- the mibp gene encoding muscle-specific beta 1 integrin binding protein isoform X1 — protein MKYVIGIGGVTNGGKTTLTNRLIKTLPNCCVIHQDDFFKKPDQIEVGEDGFRQWDVITSLDMEAMTNTVKGWMENPVKFARSHGVPLTSSSDVANSDEQTYILIVEGFLLYNYPQMLEVFDKCYYISIPYEECKRRRSTRQYTVPDPPGLFDGHVWPMYLKHRKEMEHCSLDIEYLDGLKCKDKLYNQVYEDIQNKLLNRL, from the exons ATGAAATACGTTATAGGAATTGGCGG AGTTACTAATGGTGGCAAGACCACCCTGACTAATAGGTTGATAAAGACGTTGCCTAACTGCTGTGTCATTCACCAGGATGACTTTTTCAAG AAACCCGATCAGATAGAAGTCGGGGAGGACGGCTTTAGACAATGGGATG TGATTACTTCTTTGGACATGGAGGCCATGACCAACACTGTCAAAGGCTGGATGGAGAACCCAGTGAAGTTTGCACGTTCACACGGTGTCCCGTTGACGTCTTCGTCCGATGTGGCCAACTCAGATGAGCAAACCTACATCCTGATTGTGGAGGGCTTTTTGCTCTACAATTACCC ACAGATGCTGGAAGTTTTTGACAAGTGCTATTACATCTCCATTCCTTACGAAGAGTGTAAGAGGAGGAgaag TACAAGACAATACACAGTACCGGACCCTCCCGGATTGTTTGATGGCCACGTTTGGCCGATGTATCTCAAGCATCGCAAAGAGATGGAACACTGCTCCTTAGATATTG agtACCTGGATGGACTGAAATGCAAAGACAAGCTCTACAACCAGGTGTATGAGGACATTCAAAACAAACTTCTTAATCGTTTATAG